In the genome of Haliaeetus albicilla chromosome W, bHalAlb1.1, whole genome shotgun sequence, the window gtataacatttctcagaaatctagtgcatatgtatgtagaacacgtacttaacctgcacaattaggtCCAACagtgtgcacgataggtggagcgatcccccatgcacccagcgctgccaataaagaatacctacttaatagttaatcaagcTATTGAGTTTGATTCAAAGAATCTATCTGGCGACTCCACAGTGATGCTTTAAGTTCACACCTTCGGCTGTACCGAGTGGCCGCGGATGAGCGTGAGGAGAGACTTTCTCTCCAGCGAAAGGAGTCCGACTGGTGCTGGTGAGTGGATTAAAACTAGGATTAAAGCTTCTCCTTCCCGCCATTTGTGATGGTGAAGCGTTGCGAGTGCTGAAGCGACCTGTGTAAAATGGCGAAGCACTACCTGAAGGTGTATTTAGGGGGGTAAAACCAAAGGCTGGACGCTCCCTTGGGCTGAGGGGGTGATGACACTCTCCCTCGCTCGTCCTCCTGAGGCTACTTCAAGGCGGGGCAGCGAaagggggcggggaggggggtacAGAAAATCGGTCTGGCTTTAACCGAGGGCTCGTACCGAGGTGGAAACCCGGTCCCGAGGCTCAGAGGCCGCCCCAACCCGGCGCCGGGCCCTGCCCCTCGGCGGGTCACAAGATGGCGCCGGCCCGCCTCACCTCAGCCGacctccctcccccgccccccaatCTCCGCCGCGGTGCATGACGGGTAAAGAGCCTCCGCCGGGAGCCCGCCATTTTCTGGCGGGAAGGGAGCGAGTGCACCGACAGCGTTACCCCGcgaccccccaccccccccaccccccacccctcaaCGGTTCCAGCGTCGCTGCCAGCCGGGCACGCAGGTAATGGCGGTGCGGGGCCGGGGGTTGCTGCCCGGTAACGGCGGTccgggagaggagggagagcgGAGGGGTCGGATATGGGGGGGGGGCCAGCGCCGAGGTCGTCTGAGGAGACGCTTCTCCATTAGTCCCGCCTTCCGTCTGCCGCCGAGCGCTGGTTGGCTGCAGAGGGCGGGGGCGCTGATTGGCTGAGATGCCGGGAAGAGGATAGGTCGAGAGGCGCGTCCGTCTAGGGGGAAGACTCGGCGGTACCTCCCCGCTGCTGGCAGCGTGCGAGCTCGTTGACTGAGCGCCGTCAGCCAATCAGCCGGGCGGTGTGGAGGGAGGGGCACGTGACGTGACGCGGCGCGAAGGCTTCTAGGAGTTGTAGTCCGAGGGGACTGTGGGAGGGTGTTTCTCCCCTAGCGCGGCGCGGTGAGGTCACGGGGGCTCGCCGGGGCTCGGTTCGGTGGTGGATCCCCTGGCCCGGTACCTCTCCCTCAGCCCGGTGCCCATCTCCACCCCGAGGTCGAGGGGGTagccccctcacccccccactGAAGGGGGCTATGGTCCGACACGGGCAGCTGGCCGCTCCTCGGCCGCTAACGGCCGGTCTCGCCCTTCACTCCCCGGCCCTGGAGCCGACTCCGGCCTTCTCCCCCCTCGACAGACTCTGACCGTCCGGTATGGCCCGTACCAAGCAGACGGCTCGGAAATCCACCGGTGGGAAGGCGCCACGGAAGCAGTTGGCCACCAAAGCTGCCAGGAAGAGCGCACCTTCCACGGGGGGTGTGAAGAAGCCCCATCGCTACAGGTACCGGGGTCGATGTCACCCCCGGTGGGCAGGGGTAATGGCAGACCCTGGGCCGGGGGGGCTCGGGGTCCCCTGCCCACGGCCACAGGCCCTGACCCGGCTGCACAGGTGGCTCAACGCAGAAAGGGTGTAGTGTTACAGACAAGAGCAATTTTGATCATGTTAACTGCTGAAATCCCTTGCAGGCCCGGCACGGTGGCTTTACGGGAGATCCGGCGATACCAGAAATCCACGGAGCTGCTGATCCGCAAGCTGCCCTTCCAACGCCTGGTACGGGAGATCGCGCAGGACTTCAAGACCGACCTGCGTTTCCAGAGTGCTGCCATCGGGGCGCTGCAGGTGAGACCCCCCCCGTCCCACACAGTGCCACGATACCCGAGAGGGTGGAGGAACATCAGGGCCACGTTAAGTCTCCTCAAAATGTTCCCCCTCGAGTTAAACCCCCTGTAAGTCCCCCTCTCCTTGAGGCTGTGGTTCTCTCCCGGCAGGAAGCCAGTGAAGCGTACCTCGTGGGCCTCTTCGAGGACACCAACCTCTGCGCCATCCATGCCAAAAGGGTCACCATCATGCCCAAGGACATCCAGCTGGCGCGTCGCATCCGTGGCGAGCGGGCTTAGGGCAGCCGGTGCCAGGTGGTAGGAGAGATTTGGGGTGGGGTGCGGGAGGCgttttgggggggtggagggggtgtTTCTCCTGCTCCCGCGCGTAGCAGCTGGGATATGTCACAAGAGTTGACTCTGTTCACGACATACAGGCAAAAAACAACACATGACTTCCGAGGGGTTTATGAGActttttggatttgtttttcccctttttgtacacttttttttttctttttctctctccgaGCTGCAAAAAATATATAGTGGGGTGGGGACAGTTTTTGAAATCCCTGGTTTTCTACACAAACCTGGTGTATTTTTGGGGGTGGAAAGAGGAGCTTTGGGGCTTCAGCTTCTTGAAGCCCCCAGGCGGGGACAGCTCTGATTCCTgttcctttcccctctgctcccagtggagggggggggaactgTGGTCTCCCCTGCCTCGTTTTCCCTTCGTGCGTTCGAGCTTTGTACCGTCTGCGTTTCTCTGCCCTGCGGTGACAACGGAATAAAGAAAACCTATCAATGTTCACCGTATCCTCCTTGTTTCCTTCCTAATTAATCCCAGCCCTGCCCATCTCCGCTACCTtcttttataataaataaattcccCACCCGTGCCCCAAAACTTGCGGTTTGGAGGGTGACTCTGGGGTGCAGGGGGCCTTAATTTGGGGTCCGGAGTGGGGGGgttcccctctccctttccctttttgggGAGATTCGAGGGGGGGAAGCACAGGGCCGGATTACCCTGGGGCACTGACGTGATTGCTCCTGACACCCTGGTGTTAAATTTAGAGCCGGGGCAGCAGCTCCCTCACCCTGAGCCACCCTAATTGGGATTAGGGGGCCAGGGGGCAGGGCGGGCACCTGAGGACGGggtgccctccccccccccaaaatggggtaGGGGGGGCCCAGCCCTCCCCAAAAACCCCAGTGAGGCACAGCCAGAGATTCTCTTGAAAAATGGAGATATTGGGGCATTGCTCCTCAAAAACTGGCACTGGGCGGGGTGCTTTTATAGAgagatataaaatatattttttatacagatatagggttttttaatatagatacatatttataaatatatggtgttatatagatatattttaTAGAAATATAGGTTACTCATatctatatatatctatatgtaaaaatatgtgtattttataattttccaTAAGTATAGATAGgatttttatatatagatatgattttaatataaacatatataattttatatagatataaaaataagtatataAATGTGTTCACCCATtgcatttttctccagaaaCAGGGGAATCAGAGCACTgcccctccaccccacccctgcggccctgctgggctgggaggggtgTTAGGGACCCTGAAAAAGCCAATTACCGGTAACGAGGGTAAcaagcagctgcattttggggccactttccctgcccccccccccccccaagttgtTAGGGTTTAATTAGGGGTTCGGGGTTTGTCCTCACCCCAGGATTAAAATCTTAATGATTTGGGaacagccccagggctgggacccCCTCCCTGGGGCAAGGCCGTGCCCCTCCCTgtttttggggggctggggcgGCCCCCAGGCGAGCTGCAGGCTGCATCTGTGCTGTCCCCTggccctgacaccccccccccccccccccagcacggAGATTAGGGTTAATCAGCCCCAAATCCCCatgtctgaaaaacaaactaatCATCCCGATTTCAACActctcctcccagctgctcagtggctgggggggggggccctgctGGGATGTGAGCAGGCCCCATCAGgattgggggggtgggggggaggccCTGCAGGATTGGGGGGGCCCTGCTGAGCTGGGGGACTGTGGGGCCAGGCTGAGTTTGGGGGGGCTACACTGGGGGGGTTTTCCTggtcccccctcctcctcctggccccCCCTCCAATGCcagcccccctcctcccccccccaaatgctgCATCCCAGTTGGgggtccccgtgtccccagcaccccgcTGTCTGTCCCCATGTGTCCCTGTCCCCGGGGCTCAGACATGGCAGCTGTCTCTGGGATTAGCTCTGGGCCCcaaggagaaggggggggatgTTCTGTCCCACCCCCAgagggacccaggtgtccgggaCCCTGCATCCCCCTCCTCAGGACAAGGACCCAAGCAGCCGGCCAAgccctccccctgcagccccccccccccccagacccccaaagTGACCCCAGGGAGGGGCCCCGACCCCCCCCTCCGAGCTTTGCAATGAGTGCCTTCGTTTGCCTTAACAAGCTGGGGCGGTGGCACCACCAAATTACCCAGCCTCAATCACCACCCAGGGCATAATTAGGGGTGATGAGGTTCGTTATTAATGGGGGTTTGACGGGGGGGGGAATGATGATAACCACTCCCATCCCCATCGGGTTGTTAATTAAAAGCAGCTCattatccccccccccattaacggggtgggggtccctgcctgggtccccaccccctccaccccatgcaaggagttggggggtggcagcaggacaccccacacacacccccccccgccgtccCAGGGGATGAGCGTTAATTGCCGGCAGCGGTGGATTAACAGGGGCCAATGTCACCCCCCAGGGATTAGTGGCAGCACGGTGGTGTGTGACATCATGCTGGGCCCTACTTAAATCTCCCCCCTCCGCAGGGATGCCTTCCCCGCTGCCACCGCCACCATCACCATCGCAGGTAGGTGCCGGcccgtggggtggggggacatcTCGGGGTGTCCCTGAGTGGGACCGGGGAcatttggggtgggggacaaGCCACcggctccagccccagctcagGCAACCTGGGGTGATGTCCCCTGGCTTGGGGACAAGccaccagctgtgtcccttGGCATTGGGACGGGGTGGCCAGCCCTCAGGAGATGTCCCCTGGCTTGGGGATGGGCCACCACTTCTGTCCTTGACTGAGGGAGATGGTCACCAGCTCTGGGGTGACATCCCTTGGATCGTGGAGAAGCCACCATATCTGTCCCCAGCTTGGGGACATGGTCACCAGCCCTGGGGGGGATGTCCCCTGGCTTGGGGACAAGGCACTGGCTCTATCCCTTGGCTGGGGGACGGCGGCCAGCTTCGGGGTGGCCTCCCTTGGCTCAAGGACAAGCCACCAACGCTGTCCTTGGCTCAGGGACAGGGTTCCTGGCTCCAGGGTGACGTCCCCTGGCTTGGGGGCAAGCCACTGGCTCCGTCCCCTGCCTTGGAGATGGGATCTGGATGCTGGGGGTGACCTTCCTTGGCTCGGGGACAAGCCACTGGCTTTGTCCCCAGCTGGGGGATGGAGTGATCGGCCCTGGGGTGGCCACCCCACCTTGGGGACAAGGCGCTGGCTCTGTCCCCAGTGCAGAGATCGGGTCCCCATACTGGGGACAGGTTTTGTCCCCAGTTTGGGGACAGGGTGACCTGCTCCAGGGTGTCCTCCCCCATCGTGGGGACAAGCCACCACTTCGAGGACAGGGTGACCGGAGTGGCCTCTCCCCCTGGCTCGGGGACGGACGGGGTGATGTCCTGGCTGGTGCTCTCAATTGGGGACCGGGCAAGGGTCCCCGTCCCTAAGGATGTCCCTGTGCTGTCCCCTCCCCAGTGCCAACCGCAtccctctgtccctgcagcacagcccgTGCACATCCTACCTGGAGCCCGGGGGACTGTGGGGCGCACAGGTAGGACTGGGGGGGGCCGGGATGGATCCTGCACCTGCCCCGGGGCACCTGTCCCTGCCGGGCACCCCCTGTACCACACCGTGCTGTGGCGTGTTGTGCCGTGCCACACCGTGCCATGCCGCATTGCACCACATTGTGCTGCACTGTGCCATGTTGTGCTGTGCCGGGCCGTGGTGTGCCATGTCGTGGTGTGCCATGTCGTGGTGTGCCGGGCTGTACTGAGCCATGCTGCACCATGCCGGGCTGCACCATGCCATGCTATGCCgggctgtgctgtgccatgGCATGCAGTTCTGCACCATGCTGTGCCGTATGGTGCCATGCTATgccaggctgtgctgtgccacGGTGTGCCGTGCTGTACCATGCTGTGCCGCATGGTACCAAGCTGTGCCATGCCACGGTGTGTGCCATAC includes:
- the LOC138683302 gene encoding histone H3.3A, whose product is MARTKQTARKSTGGKAPRKQLATKAARKSAPSTGGVKKPHRYRPGTVALREIRRYQKSTELLIRKLPFQRLVREIAQDFKTDLRFQSAAIGALQEASEAYLVGLFEDTNLCAIHAKRVTIMPKDIQLARRIRGERA